Sequence from the Aquimarina sp. Aq107 genome:
TCTTCTCCTGTTTCTTGAATGATTATTGACTTCACTTTTCCATCTTTATCAGAAATGATTTCTTTTAGGTTGGAACCTAAACGCAGGTCAATGTGATGATTCTTTATATGTCGGTTAATCATTCCACTTTCTCCAGCAGGAAGAACGCCATTCCAGAAACTATCTTCTCTTACTAAAAAAGTAACAGGGATTCCTCTGGAGTTAAGCATTTCTGCTAATTCTATTCCGATTAAACCACCACCAACAATAACAGCTCTTTTACAAACTTTATTATTAGGAGCATGTTTTTCTAAATTTTCAAGGTCCTGTTTATGGTACATTCCCATAACACCATCTAGATCTTGACCTGGCCATCCAAATTTATTTGGTTTAGAACCTGTAGCAATTATTAGTTTATCATACTGCAGACTTTCTCCATCTTCAAAAATCAATTGACTTTTTTGGTGATCTACTTTTGATACAAATCCTTTCTTTAATTCAATACGATTTTTTTCCCAAAACCAATTTTCATAAGGTTGTGTATGTTCGAATTTCATGTGTCCCATGTATATATACATCAACGCAGTACGAGAAAAGAAATAATCTGTTTCGGCAGATACGAGAGTAATCTTTTTATCAGACATTTTCCGGATATGCCTTGCAGCAGTAACACCAGAAATTCCGTTGCCGATAATTACAATATGTTCCATAGAGGTATGTGTTAGTTGATTTTCAATTTTAGTTCTTAAAATGAAGCTTCTGTGCGTAAGTCGTTTATAAATATAAGAACTTAACCAGTATTAATAATTTAGAATTAATCTAAAAAGCTAGGTTTTTGTAAGTTTTAGTAAAGAATTCGAACAAGGGTTTTCTTTATAAATGAATAAAAAAATCTTTCAAACAAATTGAAAATAATTTGTAAGTAGCATATAGACGCTCCGACTCAATGCCCGTTACCAAGGTAAACTTAACTTGTATTCAACCAACTTCATAATAAGAAGTTTTTAAAACTTAAAACAATGAAAAAAATAATTTTTATACTGACTTTGCTAATGGTTACTGTTAGCTTTTCGCAAAGTACAACAGAATTTTTCACTAAATCTGATGCGTTTTTCAAAAAACACGTAGCAAATGGAAAAGTGAATTATAAGGCAATAAAAAATGATCCAAAGGAATTGGATGAATTATTGAATATAGCTGCTAATTTAAGTGTTTCTAAGAGTGATGCTAAAACTTTTCAAGCATTTTATATTAATGGATATAATCTATCAGTAATAAAAGGAGTGATAAACAATTACCCTACAAAATCACCGCTTGATATTAAAGGTTTTTTTGATAAGAAAACATATACTTTAGCAGGTAAATCGACAACATTAAATGATTTGGAAAACAAGATTCTTAGAAAGAATTTTCCATCAGAAGCTCGTTTTCATTTCGCTTTGGTTTGTGCAGGTTTAGGTTGTCCTCCAATAATTTCTGAGGCTTACACTCCTTCGCTTCTAGAAAAACAATTACAGCGTCAAACTACGATAGCATTAAACAATCCTAATTTTATTAAAGTAAAAGGAAAGAAAGTACAACTTTCTCAAATTTTCGAATGGTATAAAGGGGACTTTACTCAAAATGGTTCAGAAATAGATTATGTAAACCAGTTTAGAAAAGAAAAAATTCCTGCGAATGCAAGAATATCATACTACCCATATAATTGGAGTTTAAACGTAGCAAAATAATAATAAACCTATAAATAAGGATAACAAGTAATCCAATAAATACTTAATCTAATAATAAACATATTTAAATCATGAGATTAACTAAGAATATAATAACCGCATTTTTTTTATTACTAACCGTAAGCTTTGGATTTGCGCAAGATGATGATGCAGAGGATAATGGTTCTGTAATACAAAACCTTACTCCTTCAAAATTGATTGGAAAAGGACAAGTAGATGTTAAATGGTTTAATAATCTTTATACACAAACTCGTATTGCAAATGCTGACGGAGATGTATCTTCTGCAGATAGAGAGAATTTCTTTACTTCGACATTAGATGTTTTCTATGGAATTTCAGAAAATAGAAGAATAACCGTAGGTGCGATTATTGAATTTAGATCTAATACAATAGGAGACCGTGGTGCTTTTGATGTCTTCAGTTTTGATGGAGAAAGTGGATCAGCAAGAAGTGGTATTACCAGTATTGCTCCAAGTGTAAAATTTGTCCCTTTTAAAAGTCTGAGTAATTTTTCTGTACAAAGTAGCTTGGTGATTCCGACAATAAAAAGTGAGTTTGATGATGGTGTTTTCTTTGATCAAGATGGGTTTGTTTTTCAAAACAGATTCTTTTATGACCTTGCTTTAGGTAATAGTAATAAGTGGCAGCTTTTCTTTGATCTAAATACTGAATATAATTTTGGTAAGGAGCTTGAGTTTAATAGCGATGGCAGATCAGAAGGTAGTTTTGCCAATGACAGCTTTCGTCTTACTCCTGGAGTGTTTTTAAGTTATTTTCCGAGCTCTAAGTTTACAGCACAAGTATTTGTACAACATTTTCAACTTATTGATTTAAATAATGATTTTGAGCAAGATCTAACTGCAGTAGGAGCAGGAGCAAAATATCAGCTTACAAAATCGCTTAATATTGAAGCATTATGGAGTTATTTTGCAAGAGGAAATGATTCTGGTCTTGGAGAATCATACAATATAGGTTTAAGATACGTATTATAGAAAACAAACATTCTCTGGTTTGAGGTTAACTTTGTATAACATTATAACAAACCAGAGGAAATAATTTTCAAGGTTTAGAACAAACATTTAGCTTAGGTTTAAGAGCAATATTTTAAGCACTATAAAATATAAATTGTATTTTCAGCGGTATAAAAAATAATCATGAAACGTTTTTTTATACTGCTGATTAGCATTTGTTTTTTGAACTGTTCTGGACAGCAATCTAAAATCAATGGGATTAGTTTTGTCGCATCGCCAAAAGAGATTAATGAGACAAATATAGATCCTGTTGTAAAAGTAAATGCAAATTGGGCTGCTGTGATGCCATTTGGATTTGTGAAAAATTTGAAAGAACCATCAGTTGTTTTTAATACAGAAAGGCAATGGTGGGGGGAGAGAGCAGATGGAGCAGAGCGTACCATTGAATTACTAACCCAAAAAGGGATTAAAGTCATGCTGAAGCCACAGATTTGGGTTTGGCGAGGTGAGTTTACGGGTAATATTTCTATGGATTCTGAAGAGGATTGGAAAACCTTAGAAAGCTCTTATGAAGGGTTTATTATGCTGTATGCTAAATTGGCGCAAAAATTAAATGTTCCAATATTATGTATTGGTACAGAATTGCACACTTTTGTACAGAAAAGACCCGAATATTGGAAGCAGTTAATACAGAAAGTTAGATCTGTTTATGAAGGTAAGTTAACCTATGCAGAGAATTGGGATCAGTTTGCAAATGCTCCTTTTTGGAATCAATTGGATTATATAGGTGTAGATGCTTACTTTCCGGTTTCTGAGAGTAAAACGCCTAGTGTAGAGGAGATGAGGGAAGGTTGGCAAAAGCATAAAAATAAGATAATAGCATTACAAAAAACAATAGAAAAACCTGTTTTGTTTACAGAGTTTGGATATAGAAGTATACATTATACAGGGAAAGAACCTTGGGCTTCTGATAGAGTGAAAGGAAATGTAGATTTAAAAGCTCAGAATAATGCGTTAACAGCATTATATGAGGAGTTCTGGAAAGAACAATGGTTTGCCGGAGGATTTCTTTGGAAATGGTACCACGACCATGATAAGGTGGGTGGAGAAGATAATAATAGATTTACAATACAAAATAAACCATCAGAAAAGTTAATACAAACATTGTATAAAGATGATTAAAACCAATTATATCGTATATGTCTTATGTTGCATTCTATTGGCTTGTAATAAAGATCAAGATACGATTCTATTGGATGAATCTCTTGCATCTTTGGTTGTTCTAAATGATATAGAAATCGATAATGTAATTGCTTGTGCTTCTGGATCTGAATCAGATGAAGACGTCATTATTGCATACCTATACCCAAGACCAGGAGTAACAGATATTAGATATTTTGAAACAGCAAATATAGAAGCTGATAAAAATGATTATCAAAACTACCAACGGGTAATGATAGCACCAACAGATATTTTTAATGGATATCTAAAAAAATTCACAAGAACTACAATTGAAGAAAAGTGGGTAATTATTACGTTTTTTGAAAATGAAAAATTGCATTTATCAAATCCAATTAGATTAAAACATCTAACAAAACCTACAGAGTTTACAGATGAAGTGATTGTGAATACAAATAGCGAAAATATGCCAATATTTAATTGGGAAGATGGATTGTTTAATGATAATAAGATATATTTTCAAGTAGTTTCTGATACTGATGATGAATTGCTTTCTGGAACCTATACTTTTCAAAAACAATTCCAATATTATAAAACGGATAATGTAGTTTTAAATATCACCCAAGAAATTCCACCACAATTAGACACAGCTAATTCATATAATTTTACTCTTATGGGAGTCAGTGAAGATAATTGGGTGAATTTGTTTATTCAAAAAAGATTTCAGCCCTAACTTTATTTAATCTTTTATGTAAGATCATAACATGTTTTTCGTCTACGAGTTTAAAATATGTTATGAAGAAAATCTTAATAGCACTGATTTTCTTTGTGTATCAAGGAAGTTTTTCTCAAGATGCTCTAGTGTCAGAACTACAAATTTCAGGACTAAAAAGGACAAAAGAATCCTTTATTAGGAAATTAGTTAAGGTAAAACCAGGTTCAGTATACGATTCTCTGAGGGTAGCTACGGATATAGAAAGACTTAAAAGACTTCCTGGTATTGCAAATGCAGAAGCAATAGTGCAAAAAAATCAAGGCTCAGAGTATCAAATTATCTATACTATTGAAGAAAATTTTACTATTATTCCGGGGCTTAGTATAGCAACCGATAACAACGGTGAATTTGCATATAGGGTATCCCTTTTTGAGTTTAACTTATTCGGAAGAAATCAAATATTAGGAGGATTTTATCAGCGAGATGTGTTTGATTCTTATGGTGGATATTGGGAAGCTCCTTACCTTTTTACAAATAAGTTTGGTTTTGGTATTAATTATAAGAATCTAGTTTCTCAGGAGCCTATTTTTCTTGACAATAATAATACGATTAATTATAAATTCGATACAAGAGCTTTCGAAGTTAATTTGTTATACGAATTTAACTTTCACCATAAAGCGCAGGTTGGAGTTAACATCTCTAATGAAGAATATAATTTTATAGAAGGAGATTTACCTTCAGAAATTCCTACGCGCCTTTCTGCTAGTAAAATAGCTTACCGAGGAGAGTATGAGTATAACGATATTGATATTGATTATCAGTATGTATCTGGTTTAAGAAGTCTTTTGGATTTTCGATTTGTTACTGGCGGCGATGGTCTTTTAGATGATTTTTTTATCGGTAGAAACGATTTCGAATATTTCAAAAGAGTGGGTAAGTTAGGAAATTGGGCTAATCGCCTTAGGTTAGCATATGCTTCTAACGATGATACTCCATTTGCACCTTTTGCTGTAGATAATCAATTAAATATAAGAGGTGCGGGAAATACTATTGATAGAGGGACTGCGGCAATAGTTTTAAATACCGAGTATAGACACACGTTATATGAAAAAGGTTGGTTTGTAGTTCAGAGCAATGTTTTTATTGATACAGGTACCTGGAGAAATCCAGGAGGAGAACTCGTGGAGTTAATAGATGGTAGTACACTAAGATTTTACCCAGGAGCGGGCATAAGATTGATACATAAAAGAATTTTTAATGCGGTTTTTAGGTTAGATTATGGATACGGAATTGGAAATGATGCAACCAATGGTATTACCTTTGGGATTGGACAATATTTTTGATTTGCAGTGCAATAAGGTGTACCTTTGTTATAAAATTGCTTCAAATATTTAGAACTAAATGCGAAAAAGACTCACTCTTGTCTTCCTAACTTTTTGTTTTTGTTTTTTAGGAAATGCTCAGAAAAGAAATATTTCTGAAATAGTAATTCAAGGAAATAAAAAGACAAGAACAGCGGCAATTATAAAATTGAATTCTGTTAGAGAAGGGGAAGTATTAGATTCTATTAAGATAGAAGAAGATATTAAACGGTTGAAACGATTACCTAGCATTGCGCATGCATATTATCAAGTTCACGAAAAAGAGAATGGTTATCAAGTAGTTTATGGAGTAGAAGAAAACTTTACTATAATTCCGAGTGCTAATGTATACACTACTAATAATGATGAATTTGCATTTAGAGTAGGCTTATATGAGTTTAATTTATTAGGGCAGAATGTCACTTTAGGCGGGTTTTATCAAGATGATATTTATAGCTCTTTTGGATTAAATATAAGAGCTCCATATTTATTTACTAATAAGTTTGGTTTGGCATTTAATTACCAGAATCTTACTACACAGGAACCTGTTTTTCTAGATAATGGTACTGCGGATTATAAATACAATAATACGTCATATGAAGTTTTAGGATTGTATCAATTTAATTTTCGAAATAGAATAGAATTAGGTGTAAATTATTTTAATGAAGATTATACATATAGAAATGGAGCTACAGGACCTAATGTGCCACTTGATTTTGATGTAAATAAAGTACTTTTTAAATTAATTTATGAGTATAACAATTTAGATTATTATTTTCAATATGTCTCAGGATTTAGAAGTGTGGCAAACTTTCAATACGTAATTAGTACGGAAAATGTGTTACCAGATTTTTTAATTGGGTGGAATGATTTTATGTATTATCATCGAATTGGTAAAAAAGGAAATTGGGCATCTAGATTGAGAGTAGGTTTAGCAACCAATGATGATTCTCCTTTTGCACCTTTTGCTGTTGATAATAATCTAAATATTAGAGGGGTTGGAAATACAATTGATAGAGGAACTGGTGTTATTGTTTTGAACACAGAATATAGGCATACTTTATATGATAAAGATTGGTTTGTATTACAAAGTAATGTTTTTGTTGATGGAGGTAGTTGGCGAAATCCTGGCGGAGATTTTGGGGACTTCGGAGAAACTCAAAATTTCAGAGTATATCCAGGAGTAGGATTGCGATTTATACATAAACGTATTTTTAATGCAATCTTTAGAATAGATTATGGATATGGAGTTACCGAAGATGCTACTAATGGATTTGTATTCGGAATAGGGCAATATTTTTAATAATCAAAAATTAGTTTTTTTGTTAAAAACAAGTTAATTAATTACCGAACGTTTGGTAAAAAACTAATTATCTATATATTTGCTGTGTTATGAGACCAGTAAAAGTAGAAGATAAACAGTTGATGGAGGGCCTTAATCAGGTTTTTAGATCTAAAGGGTATGAAGGAGCTAGTCTAAACGAATTGGCAGAAGGTGCCGGTTTAAAAAAAGCAAGTTTGTATCATAGATTTCCCGATGGAAAAAAGGGAATTGGTCTTGCAGTCTTATCGTATTCTTCGGATTGGTTGCATAAGAATCTGTATGAATTACTGATGGATAAAAAAGTTTTGAAAGAGGAAAGGTTGGAAACGACTTTAACCAGAATAAAGGAATTATACGGTGATGGAAAAGAAACTTGTGTGCTTAGATCCTTATCAATGGAATCTGGAATGGAAATATTTGGAGATCAAATAAAAGAAGAGATGGATAGATGGATAAGAAATTTCACAGAATTTGGATTAGAGTTCGGACTTAGTAGAGATCAATCAACGAGAATTGCAAAACAGGGTTTAATAAGTATACAAGGAAGTCTTGTAGTAGCTAATGCAATGTCTGATAACAGCTTGTTTTTGGATACTTTAGAAGATATAAAACTTAAGTATAAAGCATAATATTTTTTTATAATAATAATTTACCGAACGTTCGGTAACAAAATTTTAATAATGGAAAAAAAATTCCCTTTGCCACCTTTTACAGAAGAAACGGCAAAACAAAAAGTTCAGATGGCAGAAGATGCCTGGAACAGTAAAGATCCAATAGCTATATCAACGGCTTATAGTTTAGAAACCGAATGGCGTAATCGAAATCAATTCATCAATGGACGAGAAGAAGTACAGGAATTTCTCAGAGATAAATGGAAAAAAGAACTCAATTATAAACTTAGAAAAGAATTATGGGCATATCAAGATAATAGGATTGCAGTGCGATTTGAGTATGAATATCAAAATAAAAACAATCAATGGTACAGA
This genomic interval carries:
- a CDS encoding TetR/AcrR family transcriptional regulator, coding for MRPVKVEDKQLMEGLNQVFRSKGYEGASLNELAEGAGLKKASLYHRFPDGKKGIGLAVLSYSSDWLHKNLYELLMDKKVLKEERLETTLTRIKELYGDGKETCVLRSLSMESGMEIFGDQIKEEMDRWIRNFTEFGLEFGLSRDQSTRIAKQGLISIQGSLVVANAMSDNSLFLDTLEDIKLKYKA
- a CDS encoding nuclear transport factor 2 family protein, producing the protein MEKKFPLPPFTEETAKQKVQMAEDAWNSKDPIAISTAYSLETEWRNRNQFINGREEVQEFLRDKWKKELNYKLRKELWAYQDNRIAVRFEYEYQNKNNQWYRAYGNENWEFDENGFMEKRYASINDLEISETERKL
- a CDS encoding NAD(P)/FAD-dependent oxidoreductase: MEHIVIIGNGISGVTAARHIRKMSDKKITLVSAETDYFFSRTALMYIYMGHMKFEHTQPYENWFWEKNRIELKKGFVSKVDHQKSQLIFEDGESLQYDKLIIATGSKPNKFGWPGQDLDGVMGMYHKQDLENLEKHAPNNKVCKRAVIVGGGLIGIELAEMLNSRGIPVTFLVREDSFWNGVLPAGESGMINRHIKNHHIDLRLGSNLKEIISDKDGKVKSIIIQETGEEIACNVVGLTAGVSPNVDFLKDSGIELGRGVKVNRFLETNISNIYAIGDCAEQHEAIGNRRPIEAVWYTGRMMGETVAQTICGNKLEYKPGHWFNSAKFLDIEYQTYGWVFGRPQEYEEQFHWIHQDDTKCVTVSYHKETREFLGINTFGIRMRHEVFDKWLTEKRDVDYVISNLLEANFNPEFFKHFEKDILNAFQKQQTINA
- a CDS encoding DUF547 domain-containing protein — encoded protein: MKKIIFILTLLMVTVSFSQSTTEFFTKSDAFFKKHVANGKVNYKAIKNDPKELDELLNIAANLSVSKSDAKTFQAFYINGYNLSVIKGVINNYPTKSPLDIKGFFDKKTYTLAGKSTTLNDLENKILRKNFPSEARFHFALVCAGLGCPPIISEAYTPSLLEKQLQRQTTIALNNPNFIKVKGKKVQLSQIFEWYKGDFTQNGSEIDYVNQFRKEKIPANARISYYPYNWSLNVAK
- a CDS encoding POTRA domain-containing protein, whose amino-acid sequence is MKKILIALIFFVYQGSFSQDALVSELQISGLKRTKESFIRKLVKVKPGSVYDSLRVATDIERLKRLPGIANAEAIVQKNQGSEYQIIYTIEENFTIIPGLSIATDNNGEFAYRVSLFEFNLFGRNQILGGFYQRDVFDSYGGYWEAPYLFTNKFGFGINYKNLVSQEPIFLDNNNTINYKFDTRAFEVNLLYEFNFHHKAQVGVNISNEEYNFIEGDLPSEIPTRLSASKIAYRGEYEYNDIDIDYQYVSGLRSLLDFRFVTGGDGLLDDFFIGRNDFEYFKRVGKLGNWANRLRLAYASNDDTPFAPFAVDNQLNIRGAGNTIDRGTAAIVLNTEYRHTLYEKGWFVVQSNVFIDTGTWRNPGGELVELIDGSTLRFYPGAGIRLIHKRIFNAVFRLDYGYGIGNDATNGITFGIGQYF
- a CDS encoding POTRA domain-containing protein, encoding MRKRLTLVFLTFCFCFLGNAQKRNISEIVIQGNKKTRTAAIIKLNSVREGEVLDSIKIEEDIKRLKRLPSIAHAYYQVHEKENGYQVVYGVEENFTIIPSANVYTTNNDEFAFRVGLYEFNLLGQNVTLGGFYQDDIYSSFGLNIRAPYLFTNKFGLAFNYQNLTTQEPVFLDNGTADYKYNNTSYEVLGLYQFNFRNRIELGVNYFNEDYTYRNGATGPNVPLDFDVNKVLFKLIYEYNNLDYYFQYVSGFRSVANFQYVISTENVLPDFLIGWNDFMYYHRIGKKGNWASRLRVGLATNDDSPFAPFAVDNNLNIRGVGNTIDRGTGVIVLNTEYRHTLYDKDWFVLQSNVFVDGGSWRNPGGDFGDFGETQNFRVYPGVGLRFIHKRIFNAIFRIDYGYGVTEDATNGFVFGIGQYF
- a CDS encoding glycoside hydrolase, yielding MKRFFILLISICFLNCSGQQSKINGISFVASPKEINETNIDPVVKVNANWAAVMPFGFVKNLKEPSVVFNTERQWWGERADGAERTIELLTQKGIKVMLKPQIWVWRGEFTGNISMDSEEDWKTLESSYEGFIMLYAKLAQKLNVPILCIGTELHTFVQKRPEYWKQLIQKVRSVYEGKLTYAENWDQFANAPFWNQLDYIGVDAYFPVSESKTPSVEEMREGWQKHKNKIIALQKTIEKPVLFTEFGYRSIHYTGKEPWASDRVKGNVDLKAQNNALTALYEEFWKEQWFAGGFLWKWYHDHDKVGGEDNNRFTIQNKPSEKLIQTLYKDD